The Candidatus Saccharibacteria bacterium RAAC3_TM7_1 nucleotide sequence ACGTCGTGAGACAGTTCGGTTTATATCCGGTATGGACGATAGGAAATTTGAGAGGATCTGCCCCTAGTACGAGAGGACCGGGGTGGACGAACCTCTGGTGTATCGATTGTGGCCACCTGCTGCATTGTCGAGTAGCTAAGTTCGGACTAGATAAGTGCTGAAAGCATATTAAGCACGAAACTAACCTCAAGATTAGATTTCCCTATGAGGACACTGAAAGATTATCAGTTTGATAGGTGCAAGGTGGAAGTGCAGTAATGCATGGAGCTGAAGCATACTAATAGTCCCATTGCCTTTTTATGTCCTTATCACCAGCGTTAATGCTTGCATTAACAGAGGTGATGAGGTAGACTTGACTAGTAATTGGTGTTTATCACCACGTTAGTCTCTAAAAAAGAGATTTGTACATCACTAATCCGTGTCTACGAGTTCACGGACATCGAAGTAAGGCTTTTCCCAGGTTGCCCAGCGCGGAACCTCCGAGGAGCAAGCCTTACTTCGGTGCCCATGGCGACGAGGAAACACCTGTTCTCATCCCGAACACAGCAGTTAAGCTCGTCAGCGGCGATTATACTGCCACAAGTGGGAAACTAGCACGGTGCCGAATTATACAAATGCCCCTCCGAATAGGAGGGGCTTTGTCATAATTCGATTTCATACTAATTCCCACCTGTCAGCAGTATAAACCCGGCGGCAGAAGAGCCAACGAAGTGAGTAAAGAAAATTAGTTTACTCATTTTCTTTCGAACGAGGCGACTCGCCATCCAGTCTTTAGGCTGGATGATTATACTGCCACAAGTGGGAAAGATTGACAAAACATATTACTTATGCTAATATTTAATCAGAGATTGATCAAAACAAAAAGGACACCACCACAATGAGCGAAGCACTATCAACAGCAATAATGCAATCAGAAGCGGATTACGCTGAATCTGAAAAAGTAAGAAAAGAGCGTATTGGCAAGGATGCTGTTAGTGGCTTTGAGGAAGACCACAGCTATAAAACATCACTAGAAGACCGTGACTATCAGGAAATTACGGTTGGTATGATTGACGAGAAGATGCTTGACCTTGAGGAAGCTGGGCTCGAAAGCTCTGCGAATACAAAAGCTTATAACGATTTGCGTGATATGAAAAACGTTATCACCGATTTATCATCGTCTGCGGATGTTGACGGCATGTATGGAGATGCTGTGAAGCGTGCCGAAAAATACAAGGCAGAGGGTGACACAGCACGTGCCGCTGCGGCGCGAGGTGCTGCCGAGTTCTTCCTTCGTACAAGGAGTGAGGCGTCGAGTGTTGAGGGTACATCTGAAGACTATGACGAAAACCGCTTGGCAAATATCCAGCAAGCTGTAAAAGACCATAATGATCGAAGAAGTCGGAATTTAGAGCGTCGTCGAGCACTGTAGGGCAACAAGAGATAACACAATGAGTGAACAA carries:
- a CDS encoding hypothetical protein (RAAC3_TM7_1_480), whose product is MSEALSTAIMQSEADYAESEKVRKERIGKDAVSGFEEDHSYKTSLEDRDYQEITVGMIDEKMLDLEEAGLESSANTKAYNDLRDMKNVITDLSSSADVDGMYGDAVKRAEKYKAEGDTARAAAARGAAEFFLRTRSEASSVEGTSEDYDENRLANIQQAVKDHNDRRSRNLERRRAL